From the Populus nigra chromosome 13, ddPopNigr1.1, whole genome shotgun sequence genome, the window CATCACGTAagtaataaaagttttttatgattaatatatgttaaacgttcatgagttttatatattatcttttaatttaacttaatgttttattaatattaggttAGCTTTTTTATACGGGAGAGTCGAGAGACCATATCTTATCTATATAAtactaaaaaagaaagcaaagttCACATTATAGCATGCAAGTGGTTAAATGTTTGCCGCACTAGACTTGAAATCTTTGAAGAGATGTTAACTCTTGATGATGTCACGGTAAAGAACGAAATCACTCAGGCAGGAGTTGGATCCGGTTGTGCTACTAATGAGCTCAGATCATCTAGTAGATAACATAGACATAAATAGATAGATAAGTTATGTTTGTATATTTTGGGATTActtgattattatattattgaattattttatattttttttgcatgtataaacattttttttttacattcatgTGACCACTTGTGACTACAGAATATGATAATATATTGAGTTTAGTTAGTATTTGTAGATTGCGATTATTATGGTTTTTTACGAGTTTTTTAAGTTGGACAAAATTTTGTATATAGTTCCTATATAGATAAAAGTCGgtctaaattttaataaaattataaatttcttaactctttaaaattataaagtaaataaaattataattaacaaaaattataattttataaatgttttcatgtttaaaacacgaaaataatctaaaatcttACTATAGTCAAAATGATCTAATTGTTTTGGTTATAGTCCaactgtttaattaaatatttaaatatttttaaaaataattttttaaaacatatctgGTTTTGAATCATGATATTGAATTATTTATCAAGATTGTGaatcataatattattataatgtatgaacataatatctttaaaatgtATGATATTtcagtatttaattatattttacttgctAGTGGCGTAATCTATCCACATGCGGGGCCGAATGAAATGGCCATCATACCTGGAAATCACTCTCTTTCCCACGAGTCCTCCAAAAAATGAAGCACATTACCCAATGAAATGGCCCTTCCGTACGTCTATGTGTTGTGATTGTCTGTACGATATGAGAAGCTGTCTGCTCATGTTGATAAAGCTATAGCACCATAAATAATTCTATGAGAAATCATTGACTTTCCTGTTCTCCCAACTTTTGCAGTGCCCAGAACTTGAAACTGAtgaactcaaaaaaaaatatctgcaaGAATGATGCTGctaattgtatttttctttaactagaTCTTGTGCCTAACTCTTCAAACCTTGACGCCTGCATTCCATGTCCCCAACAAGTTGCAAGGTCCATAAATATGCTACTCCTGTATATGCCACCATGTCAGTGAAGCACATGTCTCTCTGGTCTCACATGGAAAGGCTAAACTTTATGCCCATGAAAAGGTCATTGATGATCTGCAGACTGCAATCATCAATGACTTTTTGTTGCAACTTTTTGCATTTCAGATTCCTGGGCATTCATATAATAGTAACCTGAGCACAGGatcatcaaaaaaatcaatggagaCCACCTGTCATGGCAGTcctctttttttccctcaacTAGTGAAGACAAACTGTATCAGATTCTAAACCTTTCTcaacttttaaaacattaatttgactattttttccattattatcagaataattatcaaataaatttaaaatcttgttCTTATAGCCATCacctttttttgataaatctcATCCCGGTCAAAAAACCAGGCATCTCAGTGACTGGAAGAATCATTAGACGAAAAGCTTTAACAAGGGTTGAATTGAAATCCCAGGGTCGCTCTCTTCCATATTCAATTCTCGGAAGAAGATTCTCAGAAGCTGATTCTACGCATCAGACTAACTGGACCAACATTTTGTTTTCTGTTAAAAACCTTCAAATTAATTCACctaccatgtcaaaaaaaaattaaaataaaaatcaagggaggaaaaaaaaagcacaggAAAGCAAAGAATCAataacaactattttttatcaaaagatTCAGGGACAGCTCTGTGAATTCACTAATACTCGAAATCCGACAATACAATCCACAACCCAACGAACCATCCCCTGTagaaacccataaaaaaatttattcacaaatttttttaaaaaacaatacaataaaaaaaagccatAACACAAAAGGTACAGCTAAGCTAAGCTAAGCATGAACAGGACCTGGAGTCACTAACACAGTACTACTCGGCGGATTATTAGAAGGAGGTGGCGCCCCAGTTACAGCAGGCACAGCAGGAGGCGGCGGTGACAGCAGAAGAGGAGGagggggtggtggtggtggaggtagGTTAGTGCCAATGTCCGGTGGGGTAGGtgggggtggtggtggtggtggtggtggatgtAGGTTAGTGCCACTGTCCGGTGGGGTAGGTGGTGGTGGACTGAATTGGTAGATGCCCGCTGTGCTAGGTGGGGTCAGCCCAGAAGGTCCACTTGTGGTAGGATTGGGGAAGGTTAATTGTGGAGGGTGACAATCGTCGTCGTCACCAGAGCATTTGTGTGATTTGTGAAGGCGGTGGCGTAAGAGTTCATATCCCATGACAAGACCGAGAATAACAAGTACAGTTACAATGAAGATGAAGATCTTTGTTGCTTTCCCTACGTAACacatatttgttgttgttgttgtagattttttaggacaaaagCTGAGAAGGGTCTGATAAGTTACAGAAGGAGATGGGGTTTGGTTCTTTTTCGTCTTCTTTTCATGGTGTGATGGTGTTCTGTGGGAAGAAGACGGAGAGTGAGTGTCAGTGTGGTAATTAAGAGAAGGGGACCAGATcgaatttttaaattacaaaaaaaaaaaaattgtttgtaaCAATGACACCGTTATATTTTTTACAGAACTTTCAAAAGTTAAGTATTGATTAAACTTGCCCCGCCTAATAGATTAATCTTTAGATCCGGTACTCTTTTCTTGCTCGAGTtgggtgttaaaaataataatttaacataGTCAAAGGGTCTATttcaaaatgaagttgcaaaatattttaaaaaaatttaaatttttttgtattagttttttttggtatttttaaattgtttttatataataatattaaaaataaattttaaaaaataattattttgatatatttataaataaaaagtaattattatcataaataatttcaaaatatttcaattagttttttataaataaatcaaaataatattattttaatttttttaaaataaaatatttttattaatttgaatctatCCAAGCGAACAACATCAACTTATAATCTGGGTTTTGTGATAGATCAatttaacattagatttttatgttttaaaaataataaaaggcaaaatatttttcaagaaatagtTCACTGTAGACTTTCTCCTCcattgcttaaaaaaaacagcttttTTGCCAtgtttttaaaggtaaattagtttttttcttgaaaaatattttgtgttctGATTAGGGACGAATGAGTATTTTATATTGTGGTTGGACACCGAACTTACAACACtacctttaaaaaaatagtttttgaatttctaCTCAAGCtagttttgtattttcaattaaaatgaataaaaaaaaatactaacatgcattttttttttaattaattggttgGGGTGGGTTCATTTGAGtattctaataattaaaaaggaataaaaaaaaaggttgacgTGTATTGTGCATACATCAGCAAGTCAATCTCTCAATTGTATTGGATAACGCGAACAACTGATTCCAATTTAAGGTGGCTCCAGCTTCATCTTAACATCTTCTCCTTAGATATATGGTGCATGCACCAATAAGAGGTTTGGTTTGACACCGACcacacttttttcttcttcttctttctttcccctCTCTTACTCGATGTTTGCGTCCTACCACCTAATCTTTCTAATCAACCCATAaacttctatttcttttttattcagtcTTTGTTCTTTTGGTTATAATtctttttgaaataattcaatgaattagatttttcttttgatttcatccttattcaaatttttgttttgttaaatttgattctcattcttttgattgctatttttgtaGTCTAAGATAatatttagaattgtttttttattccaccctccataaatttttttcctaatagatttcattctcattcttttaaatattttttgctttggaagattttcaaaagcaatattttttttatatgatttaattattcaacatttaattggtttagaTTTGAGCTTGGTTAAGCCCGTGTCTAAGATTTCACGGAttacaaacattaaaaattaacctGGTTTCATGATGTTTGCCTAGGattgctttagttttttttatcatgtttttaagctaatatttttttttatttcatcgatctttcaacttttatttaattggagattgagctctctttttttattttatccatgcTTTTTATGAACTTGGTTTTATCATTTCTCTTTATTTAATTGGGCTACCTaagctcttttatttattattatttgttaagtttatttttttaaaaaaattattcttgaattaaatagaattgattTATTGAATATAGATTGATgctcactttgttttttttttttgtttgattatttttttcggGACTTTACTTTAGTGACCCATGCGAATTCTTCTCATGTCATCGTCCAAAATTTACGGTTGAGTTTGAAGCATCTCAGCAAATGTTTTTTGTGATGTATAATGTCCACAATGGAGAGGTAGTGAGTTGCCAAcgatcttttttttcccttgttctTCTTGGTATAATATAGGTGGCTCATTTGTTTTGGTTGATTGttgccaaatattttttttctgggtattATTGGATTTAGTTGAGTTAACAACTTGAGTTGCAggtttttcttgcttctttataAATATTGTTGTCGTTTATACATCCCTTTTGTGtgctcaataattttttactagCTCGTGGTGCAACGCAAGTCACCAATCTAATAATATACTAAAACTCCTTGGCATTTCACTATAGTAGTGAACAGTGAAATGCCAAGGACTTTTACACTTTAGtcctcaaaattaaaaaatttcatcctccaacatttAGATTTTCaacttatgtttttcttcttcttttttcatttcatcctccaacattAAGTTTACTGGgtattagactttataatttgttttgatttactttctatgaagttatcttaGTCTTATGATCTAGGTCGGGAATTTTACGAGTTAGCCATGTTGACTCAagttttctctcattttttacatttattttttttctcaatttcatctttaaatgttgaattgattgagaaataggcttcataatcataattattttttaattttctttctatagtaTTGTCATGATCTCATGACCCGTATTGTTACCCATTTTAGAAGCccatataaatatacaaaaaagagaaaaaaaggaaaaaaaggaaaaaaggaaatacaaaaaacaatgaaaaagttaaataatatatatatatatatatatatatatatatatatatatatatatatatatatatattagtggaGATAATATGAAGAACACCTAGGAAATTTTCAAGCACTAGTTGGAAGGATCAAAATATACAAGGTTGGAAAAATAAGCAAACTAATATATCCTGGTGAAGGCCCTATtgacaagaaaattttaatttgaaaagcaaaattaaaaattggacTTGATTGGGATTTTtcagggtttaattgaatttattgagagcttaattgcaataaaaattggttttgagtttaatttgggctccaattagaaaaaattaaagtctgGTAGTTAAATTGCAATTTTGGAAAGCTAGTTTGATCaaattaggggtttaattgtataaatattgaagttttgaAGGGAAATTAAggatttgattgaagaaattcaaaactaagataaaaaaaaaaaggcatgtgGCTTCAAGAACTAAAATCAGCACAAACAGTagctaaaattaaacaaaattgaaagataaattgtcaattgagggtcaatttatataaattagaaaccaatgattaaaataaaaaaaggaactaGACTCTATGGTTGGTAATTGAATTTGGCAAGgataaaattgcataaaatttaaagttaaaggGTAATTAAGGATATAATCAATAAGATTTGAGAGTATAGGGACTGAATTTAATTTTGACcaaatcccatattaaaaatcctaatttcttaGTGGTTAACCTAGATGACATTTTGTCTGGTTCATATTCAAAACGAATCATTTGGAATAGAGGGTAAAGACATGTTGTTTGGTCactgttcattttttttctttgggtagTTCTAAGCTGATCAAGTTGACATCTTTAAACAAATGAATATGAAGTTACATACCTTTAAATGGAGAAAAATTAGATCCAAAGAAAAAGTATGCACGTCTTCTTCTAACTTCAGGTAACCTCCAATGATAATGATGTCAAAGGTGTTATGCCAAGACTTTGAAAGTGGTCAGCTCATTCAACTACAATTGTGATACCTATTGTGCAAAACCACtgattttttcatgtgttcacactTTAAACCTTTTAAGTGGGTTCTTATCAAAGTTCTGTCATGTTTCTCTTAAGACAAAAAGGCTAGAAACAACTCCTTAACCTCTAACTTTAGCAAAACCACTAAGAATATCCAAAACCAAGTTTGTTACAAAACCACCATTGCAAACCAGCAAGGTACATAACTTCTAGTTGTTAAAACCACTCCAAAACCTTCTTATTTTGATCAAAGGATCAAGCATTGAGTGTGGTAAAGATGAACTTTGCAAAAGAAAAGCATAAAGGGGCAACAATCATTAGTGAGCTTTTAAGGTATAAACTTCCCCTAATCTAAGAGGTGAAGTCTATAAGTAGGATCTAACTCTTCCTTGCatgttttaatgatattttggatttgttatggttttatatagttttgaacTTGGATTTTGATTAatgcataaaaatattgttttttttcttgtttaatcttGCTTTAAGTTGGTTGTTAATGTTGCTGGATGTTTGTGTCGCAAGGTGACGTTGAGCGGCTCACTTTAAGATGCCTCCTTAGAGGTGGTGTTGGGAAAGGAAAAGGTTTCgagtttaatcataaaattttgattaaggTTCAAAAGTCGtcatctagtattatggttactagaaaaTCTATGATCTGCGAAAGTCCGGGTAAATGACTAGTTGTGCAAGAAAAAGATGTATCACCgctagtgcaccctacctaaggtaagctgttttgttgtttaattatttttctaggtcaagtttctatttgttggtatTTTTCTAATGTTTAAAGCAGATCTTTCTTCTTAAGGAACATATGTCTTCACTATAATTTGAGTAACATATATTTTGTCACACACGAACATAGCGACTAGTTAACATAGTAAATACATATTATCTTCCCAAACCTTATCTGTTGTTTAATAACGAGAAATATAATGGTAAGAATAAAAGTAAAAGTTTAAATCCCtcataataataaatcttgttCTCTCTAAACCGAAATCCACTAAACCAAAATCTAGcgactttctttttctctcaaaaaaagataaaaataagagaaatgaaGTTTGGctctaaaattcattttttttttaaattataaagatcGATTAcctaatagctaaaaaaaaatagagatgaaAATGAACTATTCAAAAAACTCAAAGCCACCACTTATCtcacatttgttttttactccagttttttttctttcaatttaactttcttaaaaataacatgCAATTGAGTTCAAATCTATATGGCCTAATCATACTAAAAAAGGtttaatgatcaaattaaatttttttttaatacactaTTAGGAAATTGTAAAAGGATAAatcgtaaaaaaatatttaataattggCAATAGGACATTTTAATCTTGGCGTGGGCTTATTACATATATTAGGTTGGTCCTAGTTTGATATATTCAATACCCTGAATCTCTGATCAATTAGTTGGGCTACTTGCCCTAGTTTTTAATCGAGGCCTTTAGTCAATCTATATTGGACCTTTTCTTAATCCACGGGGTCAGCCCCTTTACAATTAAAACCGACAAAAAACAAATGGAGCtagaaattaaactttttggggcataaaaataatcactctcaacagaatatatatatatatatatatatatatacacagacAAGATACTCAACttcaatagaaaaattattgaaattgaaataaatttttaaaaattaaatgtgtgATAAATAGATAGTGAATAGTGTAGAAAATCGAgaaacaattatttttgttcgtgatattatatataaaagaatcttTTGTTTATCATATCAATCAATATAGAgctttaaaataatcaaatacagTATTTCGAAACCCTAATCATTCTCGTATAATCAATTCCAAGCTtgataaagaaaggaaaacttgTTTGAAGATTGACTGGTTCCATACCATATCATCAGTATGTGCATGGATGgaataaaaccctttttttaattttcgttTTATTCTACAAGAATTTGTTCCCAATAAAcattgttcaaaataaaaaaatatatattctgttTACgtttagtgttttatttttagccGGGAGTGTACATTTAGTGTCTTGAAAAGCAAAAGACAAATTGTGGTAACTTGATTTAGTGTTGAAGCAAAATATAGTGCTACGATATTTGCAGCTATACATATTGCATTTAGCGTAGAAGCTGCTCTTAGCTAGGATATAGAGATA encodes:
- the LOC133671091 gene encoding leucine-rich repeat extensin-like protein 3; amino-acid sequence: MCYVGKATKIFIFIVTVLVILGLVMGYELLRHRLHKSHKCSGDDDDCHPPQLTFPNPTTSGPSGLTPPSTAGIYQFSPPPPTPPDSGTNLHPPPPPPPPPPTPPDIGTNLPPPPPPPPPLLLSPPPPAVPAVTGAPPPSNNPPSSTVLVTPGDGSLGCGLYCRISSISEFTELSLNLLIKNSCY